The Cetobacterium somerae sequence CAGTTAAAGGATTGGCGGATGAAATAGTTATTGTAGATAGTGGATCAACAGATACTACAAAAGACATAGCCGAAGAATTTGATGCAAAATTTTATATAGAATCTTGGAAAGGTTATGGACCCCAAAGAAATTTAGCTATAGAGAAATGTGAAAATGAATGGATTTTAAATATAGATGCCGATGAAGAGATATCAGAAGAGTTGAAAAAAAAGATAATAGAAATAACATCAGATATTAATAATAAAAAAGAGATTTTTAAGATAAATAGATTATCAGTTTGTTTTGGAAAAGAAATAAAGCATGGAGGATGGGGAACATCTTATGCAATAAGATTATTTAAAAAAGGTTCTGGTAAATTTAATGATAATATAGTTCATGAAGAGTTTAAAGCAAATAAAGAGATTTTTAAAATAAAAGAAAATATATATCATCATTCATATTTAACTATGGAAGATTATTTCAATAGATTTAATAGATATACAACAGAAGGTGCAAAGGATTATTATAAAAAAAATAAAAAAGTAAGTATATTAGATATAGTAGTAAATCCAATATACAAATTTTTGAAAATGTATATCTTTAGATTAGGTTTTTTAGATGGCATTGAAGGATTTGTCATAGCATCAACAAGTTCGATGTATTCTATGATAAAATATTTTAAACTAAGGGAGATGTATAAGAATGGCTCATACTTACAAAAGAATAATAATAGCAAGAACGGATAAAATAGGTGACTTAATTCTATCAATTCCTAGTTTTTTTATGATTAGAAAAATGTATCCTGAAGCTGAAATAACTTTATTAGTAAGAAATTATAACTATAATATAGTAAAAAATCTACCCTATATAAATAGGGTTGTTCAAATAGATAGATATAGACAAAAAGAGCTTTTAGAAAAAATAAAATATTTTAATGCAGATGTTTTCATAGCATTATATGTTGATAATTTTGTAATGGAATTAGCAAAAGCAAGTAAGGCTAAAATAAAAATAGGACCATTGTCAAAAATAAAATCTTTTTTTATATTTAATAAAGGAGTTTTACAAAAAAGATCTAAATCAATAAAACATGAAGCAGAATATAATTTAGATTTAATAAAAAAACTTGATAAGAAACTTTTTGAAGATAGATTTGAAATAAATACTCAGATTTTTCTAGATAAAAGTAATTTAGAGGCTGCTGAAAAATTTTTCAAAGATAATAGTATTGGAGATAAAGTGTTAGTTGTAAATCCGTTTATGGGTGGGTCTGCAAAAAATATAACTGATGACCAGTATGCAGATATTTTAAGAGAAATTATAGACAGAGAAAAAGATATTGATGTAATTGTAACAGCACATATCTCTGATGAAGATAGAGGGTTAGATCTCTTAGAAAAAATAGGAAGAGATAGAGTGTACCTTTTTGCAAATGGAGGAGAACTTTTAAATATAGGAGCAGTTATAAATAGAGCTAAAGTTTATTTTGGAGGTTCAACAGGACCAACTCATATAGCAGGTTCATTACAAAAGAGCATTGTAGCGTTATATCCTAAAAAAGCAACACAAAGTTCTATAAGATGGGGCGTTTTTGGTAATGAAGATGTTACATATATAATACCAGATGAAAATACGAAAGAAAATTATAAACACAAAGATTTTGATTCGTATAATGAAAAAATTAAAGAAAAAATAGTTCAGGCAATAATAGATAGATTGGAGAGATAAGCGTGAAAATATTAGTAATACATACAGCTTTTATAGGAGATATTGTTTTATCAACACCGTTATTAAAAAGAATAAAAGAGGTATATCCAGAAGCAAAAATTACTTATGTAACTACTCCTATTGGGGCAACTATTTTGAGAAATAATCCAAATGTAACTGAGATAATAGAATATGATAAAAGAGGTAATCATTCAGGAATTAAGGGATTATTAGCATTGGGTAGAAGATTGAGATATGAAAATTTCAATATGGTATTAACACCTCATAGATATTTAAGAAGTTCTATTTTAGCTTGGTTAACAAGATCTCCAAAGAGAGTCGGTTATGATATAGCAAGTGGATCTTGTTTATTCACTGATAGAATAAACTATGATAAAAGCAAACATGAAGTAGATAAATTATTATCATTTATGGGAAAGGTTCCGGAAAATTCAAGAGAAAAATATCCAATAGAGTTGTATCCAAATAAAAAAGATATTGATGTAGTTGATAAGATTTGGAATGAAAATAATTTTAATGATCAAGAGATTATAGCAGTAGCTCCCGGAAGTAAGTGGTTTACAAAAAAGTGGCCTTTAGAATATTTTAACGAAGTAATTGATTTACTAGTAGAAAATGGTAAGAAAGTTATTGTTATTGGTGGTAAAGATGAGTTGTATTTAAATGTAAATATTCAACAAGATGTTTTAGATTTAAGAGGAAAAACAACATTGTTAGAATTAGCAGAGGTTTTAAAAAGAGTTAAAGTAGTTTTAACAAATGATTCATCACCAATACATATAGCGTCTGCTTTTAAGAAAACCTCAATTCTTGCAATTTTTGGTCCGACTGTGAAAGAGTTTGGATTTTTTCCATGGAGTGAAAATAGTGAAGTTTTAGAAATTGAAAATCTTTCTTGTAGACCATGCGCAATACATGGAGGAGATAAGTGCCCAAAGGGTCATTTTAAATGCATGTTAGATATAAAGCCAAAACAAGTCTATGAAAAAATTCTACAAATTTTGAAGAGGGTGTAATGGAAAAAATATTATGTAATAGCGAAGCAGATTTTAATTTAGTTAATAAAATTAAAAGAGAAGAATTTAAAGTTATTAAAGATTTAAAAAGTGATGACAGAAGTAAGGTGACATTAATTGATATTGATGGAAATAAATATGTTTATAAAATTCCTAAAGAAAAGAATAATCGTATATGGCAAAGAATAACTTCCCTAATCAGGGGAAGTGAAAGTAAACGAGAATATGAAAATTATTTAAGAATAAAAGAGAATGGTTTTAAAGGACCTGTTCCTATAATGTATTGGGAGAGAAAAAATTTTGGAATATGTGTTGATTCATTTTTAGTGAGTTCGTATTTATCTGGAAAACCAGCAACTCAAAAAAATTTAAAATTAGTGGAAAAAGAATTGAGAAAAATACATGCTAGAGGTTATTTACATGGGGATTCCCAATTGAGTAATTTTATAGTGGAAAATAATGAAATTTATTTAATAGATGCAAAATTAATGAAAAATAAATATGGAAAAGCAGGGGAGGCATATGAATTTATATATTTAGAAGAAAGTTGTCATAAAGAGATTGATATTTATGATAAAAATACTCTAAGTTATAAATTCGCAAAAAGTTTAAATAGTTACCTGCATTGGATTGGAAGAGTGAAAAAAGCAATTCGAGGAAAGGAAAGATAAATTGAGAGTTTTAATAATAAGACTTAGTTCTATAGGAGATGTAATATTGACTACTCCTGTTTTAAAAGAATTGAAAAAAAAGTATCCAGATATAATTATAGATTTTTTAGTTATGGAAAATTTTAGAGATGCAATATCAGGATGTCCTTATATAGATAATTTAATTTTATTTAACAAAAAAAAGCACGATGGTTTAAAAAATATGATAACATTTGGAAAAAAATTAAAATTAAATAATTATGATTATGTATTTGATTTGCATGCTAAAGTGAGATCAAAAGTTATAAGTAATACAATTGGAAGTAAAACATATACATATAAAAAAAGAAGTTTATTAAAAAGTATTTTAGTTAAAACTAAGGCAATAAAATATAAAGTGGATGATACAATTATTAAAAATTATTTTGGTGCTTTTAAAGTTTTGGGATTAGAGTATAATGGTGAAGATTTAACTTTTAGTTTTGAAAAAAAAGATTTAGAAAAATTAGAAACACTTTGTATAGAATATGACAATGTTCCGATGATAGCCCCAGGAGCTTCAAAGGAAACTAAAAAATGGACTAAAGAAGGATTTGCACAATTGTCAAAACTACTTTATAATAAATATGGGAAGAAACCAATTATAATAGGGTCAAGTAATGAATATGAAATGTGTGAGGAGATTAAAAATCTTGCAGATGGGTTTGCTATAAATTTAGCTGGAAAATTAACTTTAAAAGAGAGTGGAGCACTACTTTCTAAAGCTAGGTTTTTAGTTACAAATGATTCTGGACCATTTCATATAGCAAGAGGGGTAAAATGCCCAACTTTTGTTATATTTGGTCCAACTAGCCCAGGTATGTTTGAATATGATGAAAAAAATGTATTAATTTATTTAAATGAACCTTGTTCGCCTTGTAGTTTACATGGAGATAAAGTATGCCCACAGAAACATTTTAATTGTATGAAAAAATTAAATGCAGGAATGGTAATGGAAGTAATAGAAAAAAATGGGAGGTAATAGAAATGGCAAAAAAATCAGTAGATACAACAACAGATAAGTCAAAGGCTTTAGAAACAGCGTTAAAACAGATAAGAAAAGATTTTGGAGAAGGATCAATAATGAAACTTGGAGAAAACCAAGGTATGAATATTGAAGTTATTCCAACAGGAAGTATAAATTTAGATTTAGCTCTTGGTTTAGGAGGAGTTCCTAGAGGAAGAATTATAGAAGTGTATGGTGCAGAGAGTTCAGGTAAAACTACAATAGCATTACATATAGTAGCTCAAGCACAAAAAATGGGAGGAGTAGCTGCATTTATAGATGCTGAACATGCTTTAGATCCAGTATATGCAAAAGCTTTAGGTGTAGATGTAGAAGAATTATTAATTTCACAACCAGACTTTGGAGAGCAAGCATTAGAAATTGCTGATATGCTAGTTAGATCAGGAGCAATTGATGTTATAGTTGTTGACTCTGTGGCAGCATTAGTTCCAAAGGCAGAGATTGATGGAGAAATGTCAGATCAGCAAATGGGACTTCAAGCTAGATTAATGTCGAAAGCTTTAAGAAAATTAACTGGTTCTATAAATAAATCAAAAACAACAATGATTTTTATAAACCAAGTTAGAGATAAAATTGGTGGATTTAGTTTTGGACCTCAAACAACTACAACAGGTGGAAAAGCTCTTAAATTCTATTCTTCGGTAAGAATGGAAGTTAAAAGGGTAGGTAGTGTAAAACAAGGTGAAGAAGCTATAGGTAACGAAACAGTAGTGAAAGTTACAAAAAATAAAGTAGCTCCTCCGTTTAAAGAAGCTAAGTTCCAAATTATGTATGGAAAAGGAATATCTAGAGTAGGAGAGATTTTAGATATGGCTTTAGATAATGATATAGTTGCAAAATCAGGAGCATGGTTCAGCTTTGGTGATATTAGATTAGGTCAAGGTAAAGAAAATGTAAAAGCTAGATTAGAAACTGAGCCAGAGTTATTAGCAGCAATTGAAGAAAAAATAAACCAACTTCTAGAAAAAAATACAATAGTACTTCATGCATCAGAAGGAGAAGAAGTTGAAGCTGAAGAGATTACAGAAGAATAAGTTTATCTTCGAAAATGGATTGAGCATAGGTCTAAATAATGAAATAGTAAATAAATATGATTTGAAAAGGAGAGAGGAGCTATCTCGCGAGGAATACTTACAAGTGTTAGAGTTGGCTGCTCTCTCTACTTCATATTACTATTTAGCTAAAAGGGACTATACAAAAAAAGAGATATATAACAAATTATTGCAAAAGTATTGGGAAAAACCTCCAATAGTAAAAGTGGTAAAAAGATTAGAAGAAGCTGGTTATATTAATGATAAAGAGTTTGCAATAACGTATGCAAAAAGCAAAAAATATGGTAAGAAAAAAATAGCATATGATTTAAAATTAAAAGGAATAACTTCTGAAGTTATACAGGAGGCGTTAAGTTTTTATGAAGAGGATGATGAGTTAGAGGAATTATCTAAGGCATGGGATAAACTAGGAATGAAAGAGGAACATAAAAAAATAGCCTCTCTTATGCGAAAAGGGTTTTCATACAGTGACATAAAAAGAGTTATAACTAAAAAAAGGGAGGAAGAATGTTAACATTATTTAAAGTTACATTAGTAGCGCTACTTAATTTTATATATTTAACACTATTTAAAGCTAATAAAATAAAAAAAATGTCTAGTGATAAAGCTCCGTTTGAAGCAAGGAAAGAACTAAAAAAACTTTCGGAAAGAATAGTAAAGGCAGCTAAAATAGATTTAGAGGTTGTTTATTTAGATGAAATAGCTTATAAAAAAATGAAGTTAGAAGATGGAATTGTAGTAGTAGCAAATCATTCAAGTAATTTAGATATACCAGTAATAGTTACAGCTTTAAGTATACCTGTAGGATTTGTAGCAAAAAAAGAGATGGAGAATTGGCCATTTTATTCTATGTGGATGAAAATGAGTAAATGTATATTTTTGGAT is a genomic window containing:
- a CDS encoding lysophospholipid acyltransferase family protein, with translation MLTLFKVTLVALLNFIYLTLFKANKIKKMSSDKAPFEARKELKKLSERIVKAAKIDLEVVYLDEIAYKKMKLEDGIVVVANHSSNLDIPVIVTALSIPVGFVAKKEMENWPFYSMWMKMSKCIFLDRSNPREGIKSIRKAVDIVKQGYPTVIFPEGERTLTGEIGNFKKGSFKLATETNGIILPLTIDGTFFVQNRKSILMKPNKKVRLTVGKPIDLRKMNQENSKNISEIVREMVVKEMKYKNN
- a CDS encoding glycosyltransferase family 9 protein; its protein translation is MRVLIIRLSSIGDVILTTPVLKELKKKYPDIIIDFLVMENFRDAISGCPYIDNLILFNKKKHDGLKNMITFGKKLKLNNYDYVFDLHAKVRSKVISNTIGSKTYTYKKRSLLKSILVKTKAIKYKVDDTIIKNYFGAFKVLGLEYNGEDLTFSFEKKDLEKLETLCIEYDNVPMIAPGASKETKKWTKEGFAQLSKLLYNKYGKKPIIIGSSNEYEMCEEIKNLADGFAINLAGKLTLKESGALLSKARFLVTNDSGPFHIARGVKCPTFVIFGPTSPGMFEYDEKNVLIYLNEPCSPCSLHGDKVCPQKHFNCMKKLNAGMVMEVIEKNGR
- a CDS encoding lipopolysaccharide core heptose(II) kinase RfaY is translated as MEKILCNSEADFNLVNKIKREEFKVIKDLKSDDRSKVTLIDIDGNKYVYKIPKEKNNRIWQRITSLIRGSESKREYENYLRIKENGFKGPVPIMYWERKNFGICVDSFLVSSYLSGKPATQKNLKLVEKELRKIHARGYLHGDSQLSNFIVENNEIYLIDAKLMKNKYGKAGEAYEFIYLEESCHKEIDIYDKNTLSYKFAKSLNSYLHWIGRVKKAIRGKER
- the waaF gene encoding lipopolysaccharide heptosyltransferase II, with protein sequence MKILVIHTAFIGDIVLSTPLLKRIKEVYPEAKITYVTTPIGATILRNNPNVTEIIEYDKRGNHSGIKGLLALGRRLRYENFNMVLTPHRYLRSSILAWLTRSPKRVGYDIASGSCLFTDRINYDKSKHEVDKLLSFMGKVPENSREKYPIELYPNKKDIDVVDKIWNENNFNDQEIIAVAPGSKWFTKKWPLEYFNEVIDLLVENGKKVIVIGGKDELYLNVNIQQDVLDLRGKTTLLELAEVLKRVKVVLTNDSSPIHIASAFKKTSILAIFGPTVKEFGFFPWSENSEVLEIENLSCRPCAIHGGDKCPKGHFKCMLDIKPKQVYEKILQILKRV
- a CDS encoding glycosyltransferase family 2 protein, coding for MKISVAMITFNEEKILRKTLESVKGLADEIVIVDSGSTDTTKDIAEEFDAKFYIESWKGYGPQRNLAIEKCENEWILNIDADEEISEELKKKIIEITSDINNKKEIFKINRLSVCFGKEIKHGGWGTSYAIRLFKKGSGKFNDNIVHEEFKANKEIFKIKENIYHHSYLTMEDYFNRFNRYTTEGAKDYYKKNKKVSILDIVVNPIYKFLKMYIFRLGFLDGIEGFVIASTSSMYSMIKYFKLREMYKNGSYLQKNNNSKNG
- a CDS encoding regulatory protein RecX, with product MKLKRLQKNKFIFENGLSIGLNNEIVNKYDLKRREELSREEYLQVLELAALSTSYYYLAKRDYTKKEIYNKLLQKYWEKPPIVKVVKRLEEAGYINDKEFAITYAKSKKYGKKKIAYDLKLKGITSEVIQEALSFYEEDDELEELSKAWDKLGMKEEHKKIASLMRKGFSYSDIKRVITKKREEEC
- a CDS encoding glycosyltransferase family 9 protein; its protein translation is MAHTYKRIIIARTDKIGDLILSIPSFFMIRKMYPEAEITLLVRNYNYNIVKNLPYINRVVQIDRYRQKELLEKIKYFNADVFIALYVDNFVMELAKASKAKIKIGPLSKIKSFFIFNKGVLQKRSKSIKHEAEYNLDLIKKLDKKLFEDRFEINTQIFLDKSNLEAAEKFFKDNSIGDKVLVVNPFMGGSAKNITDDQYADILREIIDREKDIDVIVTAHISDEDRGLDLLEKIGRDRVYLFANGGELLNIGAVINRAKVYFGGSTGPTHIAGSLQKSIVALYPKKATQSSIRWGVFGNEDVTYIIPDENTKENYKHKDFDSYNEKIKEKIVQAIIDRLER
- the recA gene encoding recombinase RecA; the encoded protein is MAKKSVDTTTDKSKALETALKQIRKDFGEGSIMKLGENQGMNIEVIPTGSINLDLALGLGGVPRGRIIEVYGAESSGKTTIALHIVAQAQKMGGVAAFIDAEHALDPVYAKALGVDVEELLISQPDFGEQALEIADMLVRSGAIDVIVVDSVAALVPKAEIDGEMSDQQMGLQARLMSKALRKLTGSINKSKTTMIFINQVRDKIGGFSFGPQTTTTGGKALKFYSSVRMEVKRVGSVKQGEEAIGNETVVKVTKNKVAPPFKEAKFQIMYGKGISRVGEILDMALDNDIVAKSGAWFSFGDIRLGQGKENVKARLETEPELLAAIEEKINQLLEKNTIVLHASEGEEVEAEEITEE